From the Pangasianodon hypophthalmus isolate fPanHyp1 chromosome 17, fPanHyp1.pri, whole genome shotgun sequence genome, one window contains:
- the LOC113543998 gene encoding protein phosphatase PTC7 homolog encodes MLSVLSYGRIVARAVLGGLSQTDGRDYKLVTASCGFGKDFRKGILKKGMCYGDDACFIARHRSADILGVADGVGGWRDYGVDPSQFSETLMRTCERLVKEGRFTPSSPVGILTSAYYELLQNKVPLLGSSTACIVVLDRRSHQIHTCNLGDSGFLVVRGGEVVHRSDEQQHYFNTPFQLSIAPPGAEGSVLSDSPEMADRSSFDVELGDIILTATDGLFDNMPDYMILQELKKLKNTNYDSIQQTARSIAEQAHELAYDPNYMSPFAQFACDNGLNVRGGKPDDITVLLSIVAEYTD; translated from the exons ATGTTATCGGTACTCTCCTATGGACGGATCGTTGCCAGGGCCGTCCTGGGCGGACTCTCTCAGACCGACGGCCGGGATTACAAGCTGGTCACGGCGAGCTGCGGTTTCGGCAAGGATTTCCGGAAGGGCATCCTGAAGAAGGGCATGTGCTACGGGGACGATGCGTGCTTCATAGCGCGCCACAGGTCCGCCGACATCTTAG gCGTGGCGGATGGGGTGGGTGGATGGCGTGATTATGGCGTTGACCCGTCTCAGTTCTCAGAGACTCTGATGAGGACGTGCGAGCGGTTGGTGAAGGAGGGACGCTTCACTCCCAGCAGCCCTGTGGGGATCCTCACCTCAGCCTACTACGAGCTCCTACAGAACAAAGTACCTCTGCtgg GCAGCAGTACGGCGTGTATAGTGGTGCTGGACCGGAGGAGTCATCAAATCCACACATGTAATCTGGGGGATTCGGGGTTCCTGGTGGTCAGGGGCGGCGAGGTGGTCCATCGCTCTGACGAGCAGCAGCACTACTTCAACACCCCCTTTCAGCTGTCAATCGCACCACCGGGGGCCGAAGGGTCCGTGCTGAGTGACAG tcctgAAATGGCGGACAGGTCTTCGTTTGACGTCGAGCTTGGTGACATCATCCTGACTGCCACGGATGGTCTCTTCGACAACATGCCAGACTACATGATCCTGCAGGAGCTGAAGAAGCTCAAg AACACAAATTACGACAGCATCCAGCAGACGGCGCGCAGTATAGCGGAGCAGGCCCACGAGCTCGCCTACGACCCAAACTACATGTCACCTTTCGCCCAGTTCGCCTGCGATAACGGCCTCAACGTCAGAG GGGGAAAACCCGATGACATCACGGTGCTGCTCTCCATCGTGGCTGAATACACGGACTGA